In Archangium violaceum, the following are encoded in one genomic region:
- a CDS encoding cupin domain-containing protein has product MSQSSPAQVTKYHSADFDKTPPRPRVVMPDKLFHPAVEGAGQNEDYSKERKHPVFFVDLPSHAISMTIGWLEPGQSSNRHRHTYETVLYVLEGEGYSDIHGKRIPWKEGDALYIPVWAWHNHVNTHPTKRARYLACENAPMLQNMGGIALREEVPEKGHSLAHADGEEA; this is encoded by the coding sequence ATGAGCCAGAGCAGCCCTGCCCAGGTCACGAAGTACCACTCCGCGGATTTCGACAAGACACCACCCCGCCCGCGCGTGGTGATGCCCGACAAGCTCTTCCATCCGGCCGTGGAGGGCGCCGGCCAGAACGAGGACTACTCGAAGGAGCGCAAGCACCCCGTCTTCTTCGTGGACCTGCCCTCGCATGCCATCAGCATGACGATCGGCTGGCTGGAGCCGGGCCAGTCCTCCAACCGGCACCGCCACACCTACGAGACCGTCCTCTACGTCCTGGAGGGCGAGGGGTACTCGGACATCCACGGCAAGCGCATCCCCTGGAAGGAGGGCGATGCGCTCTACATCCCCGTGTGGGCCTGGCACAACCACGTCAACACCCACCCCACGAAGCGCGCGCGCTACCTCGCCTGCGAGAACGCCCCCATGCTGCAGAACATGGGAGGCATCGCCCTGCGCGAGGAGGTGCCGGAGAAGGGCCACTCGCTCGCCCACGCCGATGGGGAGGAGGCCTGA
- a CDS encoding PLP-dependent aminotransferase family protein — protein MAKYTGPVLRTWKLTLEVDPSSTVPLFVQVARAVVRDIERGRLSPGDALPGTRALSRSLGVHRNTVDAAYRELIHQGWASAEPSRGTFVSTALPVAAPKGFGGTPRQRMPARPGFPFPQEEVAPERVAPPPRGTLEFNDGAPDVRLAPSMALARAFRRVLTSRARTTLGVGDARGEPGLREALAGMLSRTRGLAAGADDVLVTRGSQMALFLVARALIRPGDVVAVEALGYRPAWDALRLAGARLVGLPVDAQGVKVDALQALLAKQPVRAVYVTPHHQYPTTVTLTAARRMALLRLAAEARVAVVEDDYDHEFHYEGRPVLPLASSDRAGCVVYVGSLSKLVAPGLRLGYVVAPAPLVSALAALRMVVDRQGDAPLERAVSELLQEGELQRHARKARREYLVRRDALVEALRGELGGSVDFEIPAGGLALWARVDEALDTADWVARAASHGVRVAPGRSFALEGRGPSAFRLGFASLTPQELREAVHRLALARPRRR, from the coding sequence TTGGCGAAGTACACTGGGCCGGTGCTACGCACCTGGAAGCTGACCCTGGAGGTGGATCCGTCCTCGACCGTGCCGCTCTTCGTGCAGGTGGCACGCGCCGTCGTCCGTGACATCGAGCGCGGGAGGTTGTCCCCGGGCGACGCGCTCCCCGGGACGCGGGCGCTGTCGCGGTCGCTCGGGGTGCACCGCAACACGGTGGACGCGGCCTACCGCGAGCTCATCCACCAGGGGTGGGCCTCCGCCGAGCCTTCTCGCGGCACCTTCGTCTCCACGGCGCTCCCGGTGGCGGCACCGAAGGGGTTTGGTGGGACGCCCCGTCAGCGGATGCCCGCGCGGCCGGGCTTTCCCTTTCCCCAGGAGGAGGTGGCTCCCGAGCGGGTGGCTCCGCCGCCCAGGGGGACGCTGGAGTTCAACGATGGTGCTCCCGACGTGCGGCTGGCTCCCTCGATGGCGCTGGCGCGTGCCTTCCGGCGGGTCCTGACCAGCCGCGCCCGGACGACGCTGGGCGTGGGCGATGCGCGCGGAGAGCCCGGTCTGCGCGAGGCCCTCGCCGGGATGCTCAGCCGCACGCGGGGGCTCGCCGCCGGAGCGGACGATGTGCTCGTCACGCGGGGGAGCCAGATGGCGCTCTTCCTCGTGGCGCGCGCGCTCATCCGCCCGGGGGATGTCGTGGCCGTCGAGGCGCTCGGGTACCGGCCGGCCTGGGACGCGCTGCGTCTGGCGGGAGCCCGGCTCGTGGGCCTGCCGGTGGATGCGCAGGGGGTGAAGGTGGACGCGCTCCAGGCGTTGCTGGCGAAGCAGCCGGTACGTGCCGTCTATGTGACGCCGCACCACCAGTACCCCACCACCGTCACCCTCACCGCCGCCCGGAGGATGGCGCTGTTGCGCCTGGCGGCCGAGGCCCGCGTGGCGGTGGTGGAGGACGACTATGACCACGAGTTCCACTACGAGGGCAGGCCCGTGCTGCCCCTGGCGAGCTCGGATCGCGCCGGATGTGTCGTCTACGTGGGCTCGCTCTCCAAGCTGGTCGCTCCGGGATTGCGGCTCGGCTACGTGGTGGCTCCGGCGCCGCTGGTGAGCGCCCTGGCGGCCCTGCGGATGGTGGTGGATCGCCAGGGCGATGCCCCGTTGGAGCGTGCCGTGTCGGAGCTGCTGCAGGAGGGCGAGCTCCAGCGCCACGCGCGCAAGGCCCGCCGGGAGTACCTCGTCCGCCGGGACGCGCTCGTGGAGGCGTTGCGCGGTGAGCTCGGCGGCTCCGTGGACTTCGAGATTCCCGCCGGTGGACTCGCGCTCTGGGCGCGAGTGGACGAGGCGCTCGACACGGCGGACTGGGTGGCGCGCGCGGCCTCCCATGGAGTGCGCGTCGCTCCAGGCCGCTCCTTCGCGCTCGAGGGCCGGGGCCCCTCCGCCTTCCGGTTGGGCTTCGCCTCCCTGACTCCCCAGGAGCTGCGCGAGGCCGTGCATCGTCTCGCCCTCGCGCGCCCCCGGAGGCGCTGA
- the hemA gene encoding glutamyl-tRNA reductase, which yields MDSLEPGQPSSRPHWSGATREALAAEFLCIGLSYRTASLAVRERLALPEVEQRELLKRLGQAPTEALLVSTCNRVELYLAAPDVAQARQRAREELGRLGGPEVLDCLYEHSGEAALTHLFRVASSLDSMVLGEAQVLGQVKDALERSQAAGTVRGELARMFAAAFRCARRVRSETAIGMAATSMAGAAVALASKAAEGLEDKTVLLVGAGEMAALAARHLKQAGAGHIQVVNRTRSRAEALAAEVGGTAYPFEELFTLLASADVVVSGTSSPEPLFTRENVAEVLEARRHRPLVMVDLAVPRNIAPEVGTLEQVRDLDLDDIQRFVAHNEAVRAEEARKAGVMVVEEVTRFMRDRAVREGVPVLCRLRQRAETIARAEAERTIASLGEGLTARQRKSVEAMARAIVNKLLHEPTTRLRTLEAGQDGERIAGVVASLFGLEPH from the coding sequence ATGGACTCACTCGAGCCTGGCCAGCCCTCGTCGAGGCCCCACTGGAGTGGTGCCACCCGGGAGGCGCTCGCTGCGGAGTTCCTGTGCATCGGCCTGTCCTACCGGACGGCCTCGCTGGCGGTGCGCGAGCGGCTGGCGCTCCCCGAGGTGGAGCAACGGGAGCTGCTGAAGCGGCTCGGGCAGGCGCCCACCGAGGCGCTGCTCGTCTCCACCTGCAACCGGGTGGAGCTGTACCTGGCCGCGCCGGACGTGGCCCAGGCGCGCCAGCGGGCCCGGGAGGAGCTGGGCCGGCTGGGAGGGCCCGAGGTGCTCGACTGTCTCTATGAGCACTCGGGAGAGGCCGCGCTGACGCACCTCTTCCGGGTGGCCTCCAGCCTGGACTCCATGGTGCTGGGCGAGGCGCAGGTATTGGGCCAGGTGAAGGACGCGCTCGAACGCAGCCAGGCGGCGGGCACGGTGCGTGGCGAGCTGGCACGCATGTTCGCGGCGGCCTTCCGGTGCGCCAGGAGGGTGCGCTCGGAGACGGCCATCGGCATGGCAGCCACGTCCATGGCCGGCGCGGCCGTGGCCCTCGCCAGCAAGGCCGCGGAGGGCCTGGAGGACAAGACGGTCCTGCTGGTGGGAGCGGGCGAAATGGCGGCACTGGCCGCGCGCCACCTGAAGCAGGCGGGGGCCGGCCACATCCAGGTGGTCAACCGCACGCGGTCGCGCGCCGAGGCGTTGGCGGCCGAGGTGGGCGGCACCGCGTACCCCTTCGAGGAGCTGTTCACGCTGCTCGCCTCGGCGGATGTCGTGGTGAGCGGCACGTCCTCACCCGAGCCCCTCTTCACGCGGGAGAACGTGGCGGAGGTGCTCGAGGCACGGAGGCACCGGCCGCTCGTCATGGTGGACCTGGCCGTGCCCCGCAACATCGCCCCCGAGGTGGGCACGCTGGAGCAGGTGCGAGATCTGGACCTGGACGACATCCAGAGGTTCGTGGCCCACAACGAGGCCGTCCGGGCCGAGGAGGCACGCAAGGCGGGCGTGATGGTGGTGGAGGAGGTGACCCGCTTCATGCGCGACCGGGCCGTGCGCGAGGGAGTGCCCGTGCTCTGCCGCCTGCGCCAACGCGCCGAGACCATCGCCCGGGCGGAGGCGGAGCGCACGATCGCCTCGCTCGGTGAGGGCCTCACCGCCCGGCAGCGCAAGAGCGTCGAGGCCATGGCGCGCGCCATCGTCAACAAGCTGCTGCACGAGCCCACGACCCGGCTGCGGACGCTGGAGGCCGGACAGGACGGAGAGCGGATCGCCGGGGTCGTCGCCAGTCTCTTCGGGCTCGAGCCCCACTGA